In Deltaproteobacteria bacterium, the following are encoded in one genomic region:
- a CDS encoding FtsX-like permease family protein: protein MGIFKLASMAWKNLWRHRRRTIITAFAIAFACFLAAIMIGMNDKSWEDVINTAARIGGGHITVQHPDYHDKPALNRTVPATAAKVKAITEIDGVKRALPRIVGQTMLSTTTESYGAGFIAYDPAVESTETLSILEALREGELFQSSKDKGIILGERLANNLGAEMGDKVVYTLTAKNGEIVSGLARVSGLVRTGSPAVDLGLCFLPLDAVRGTLGYDADEAVQIAVFLESQRESGRLVEEVAATLDDGSVALTWRQSQPDLDSFIAMKKGGGTFFSMLILLLCAAGIFNTLFVSVMERMREFGILVAVGFQPSKLFSLVMLESLWLGFVGVALGFAITAWPYYYLATTGVDLTEVYASSGQQMDIAGVGFSPILKIGLYPESMLAIIVIAMAATLLSGLYPAWKAVKVEPVETITLV, encoded by the coding sequence ATGGGCATCTTCAAGCTGGCCTCCATGGCCTGGAAGAACCTCTGGCGTCACCGGCGCCGGACCATCATCACCGCCTTCGCCATCGCCTTCGCCTGCTTCCTCGCAGCGATCATGATCGGCATGAACGACAAGAGCTGGGAGGACGTGATCAACACGGCCGCCCGGATCGGCGGCGGCCACATCACGGTGCAGCACCCCGACTACCACGACAAGCCGGCCCTGAACCGGACCGTGCCGGCGACCGCCGCCAAGGTGAAGGCCATCACCGAGATCGACGGCGTCAAGCGGGCCCTCCCCCGCATCGTCGGGCAGACCATGCTCTCGACCACCACCGAGAGCTACGGGGCGGGCTTCATCGCCTACGACCCGGCGGTGGAGAGCACCGAGACCCTCTCGATCCTCGAGGCCCTCCGCGAGGGTGAGCTCTTCCAGAGCTCGAAGGACAAGGGGATCATCCTCGGTGAGCGCCTGGCCAACAACCTCGGCGCCGAGATGGGTGACAAGGTGGTCTACACCCTCACCGCGAAGAACGGGGAGATCGTCTCGGGGCTGGCCCGGGTCTCGGGCCTGGTGCGGACCGGCTCCCCGGCCGTCGACCTCGGCCTCTGCTTCCTGCCCCTGGACGCGGTGCGCGGCACGCTCGGCTACGACGCGGACGAGGCGGTGCAGATCGCGGTCTTCCTCGAGAGCCAGCGCGAGAGCGGGCGGCTCGTGGAGGAGGTGGCCGCCACCCTCGACGACGGCAGCGTCGCGCTCACCTGGCGCCAGAGCCAGCCCGACCTCGACTCCTTCATCGCGATGAAGAAGGGGGGCGGGACCTTCTTCTCGATGCTGATCCTGCTGCTCTGCGCCGCGGGCATCTTCAACACCCTCTTCGTGAGCGTGATGGAGCGGATGCGCGAGTTCGGCATCCTGGTCGCGGTGGGCTTCCAGCCCAGCAAGCTCTTCTCCCTGGTGATGCTGGAGAGCCTCTGGCTGGGCTTCGTCGGCGTCGCCCTGGGCTTCGCCATCACCGCCTGGCCCTACTACTACCTGGCCACCACCGGCGTCGATCTGACCGAGGTCTACGCCAGCAGCGGACAGCAGATGGACATCGCGGGGGTGGGCTTCAGCCCGATCCTCAAGATCGGGCTCTACCCGGAGAGCATGCTCGCCATCATCGTCATCGCCATGGCCGCCACCCTCCTCTCGGGGCTCTACCCGGCCTGGAAGGCCGTGAAGGTGGAGCCCGTCGAGACCATCACCCTCGTCTGA
- a CDS encoding outer membrane lipoprotein-sorting protein: protein MKRTFPHPAPGRRLGLAVALGALVLLAAPARAEVPDIDTLLKKADDVSRGESSQGVMVMHIKTKHWERNLEMEVASKGTEKTLMKILSPAKEKGTTTLKVEDNIWNYLPKVDRTIKVPASMMSGSWMGSHFTNDDLVKESRYTDDFACAYVSHPEKVAEGHGVAEYVIDCKPNENAAVVWGKVRIFVDQPSELITKAEFFDEKGELVRTMTYSEVKEMGGRKLPTVMTLKVADKPEEYTEVIFKEIVFDVDIPDRTFSLQALKR, encoded by the coding sequence ATGAAGAGGACATTCCCCCACCCGGCTCCGGGCCGCCGCCTCGGCCTCGCCGTCGCGCTCGGCGCCCTCGTGCTCCTCGCCGCCCCGGCCCGGGCCGAGGTCCCGGACATCGACACGCTGCTGAAGAAGGCGGACGACGTCAGCCGGGGCGAGTCGAGCCAGGGCGTGATGGTCATGCACATCAAGACCAAGCACTGGGAGCGCAACCTCGAGATGGAGGTGGCCTCCAAGGGGACCGAGAAGACCCTGATGAAGATCCTCTCCCCCGCCAAGGAGAAGGGCACCACGACCCTGAAGGTCGAGGACAACATCTGGAACTACCTCCCGAAGGTCGACCGCACCATCAAGGTGCCCGCCTCGATGATGTCCGGCTCTTGGATGGGCAGCCACTTCACCAACGACGACCTGGTGAAGGAGTCCCGCTACACCGACGACTTCGCCTGCGCCTACGTCTCCCACCCGGAGAAGGTCGCCGAGGGCCACGGGGTGGCGGAGTACGTCATCGACTGCAAGCCCAACGAGAACGCGGCGGTGGTCTGGGGCAAGGTGCGGATCTTCGTCGATCAGCCCAGCGAGCTCATCACCAAGGCCGAGTTCTTCGACGAGAAGGGTGAGCTGGTGCGCACGATGACCTACTCCGAGGTCAAGGAGATGGGCGGCCGCAAGCTGCCCACCGTGATGACCCTGAAGGTCGCCGACAAGCCCGAGGAGTACACCGAGGTGATCTTCAAGGAGATCGTCTTCGACGTGGACATCCCCGACCGCACCTTCTCCCTGCAGGCCCTGAAGCGCTGA
- a CDS encoding ABC transporter permease, whose product MSTFKMAWRNIWRNKRRTLVTVAAMTIAVFITIGYSGMVAGMLIQLESDSLDFELGAAQIFAEGYQDRPSIYTDIEDTAGILERLDAKELAAAPRLNGAGLVAAGEASSGALFKGVDLVRDPKVLALASQVHHGSWLAADVPKGVVIGRKLAHTLGVGVGDEMIVLSQATDGSMANDLLTVQGILKGVGAEIDRAGVFMSEDLFRELLVYEGGAHQIIIKRPHVLDTDAVKAAAVEAAPGQDVQSWKELNPTLASMLESVTGMINIMFFIVNVAIGIVILNAMLMSVFERIKEFGVLKALGIAPSGVMKLIYVESFIQVTISVCVGLLLIAPVLYYLANTGIDMGALAGTDMMGLAMMETWYADVTPEIFKGPIFMTLFVVSMAVFYPALKAAVIQPVAAMRHQ is encoded by the coding sequence ATGAGCACCTTCAAGATGGCCTGGCGCAACATCTGGCGAAACAAGCGACGCACGCTGGTGACGGTGGCGGCGATGACCATCGCGGTCTTCATCACCATCGGCTACTCCGGGATGGTCGCCGGGATGCTGATCCAGCTGGAGTCCGACTCCCTGGATTTCGAGCTGGGGGCCGCCCAGATCTTCGCCGAGGGCTACCAGGACCGCCCCTCCATCTACACGGACATCGAGGACACCGCGGGCATCCTGGAGCGCCTGGACGCGAAGGAGCTGGCCGCCGCACCCCGCCTCAACGGCGCGGGCCTGGTGGCCGCCGGTGAGGCCTCCTCGGGCGCCCTCTTCAAGGGGGTCGATCTCGTCCGGGATCCGAAGGTCCTCGCCCTCGCCTCCCAGGTCCACCACGGGAGCTGGCTGGCCGCCGACGTGCCCAAGGGCGTGGTCATCGGCCGCAAGCTGGCCCACACCCTCGGCGTCGGCGTGGGGGACGAGATGATCGTCCTCTCCCAGGCCACCGACGGCAGCATGGCCAACGACCTGCTCACCGTGCAGGGCATCCTCAAGGGGGTCGGGGCCGAGATCGACCGGGCGGGCGTCTTCATGAGCGAGGACCTCTTCCGGGAGCTCCTCGTCTACGAAGGTGGCGCCCACCAGATCATCATCAAGCGCCCGCACGTCCTGGACACCGACGCGGTGAAGGCCGCCGCGGTCGAGGCCGCTCCGGGTCAGGACGTGCAGAGCTGGAAGGAGCTCAACCCCACCCTGGCCTCGATGCTCGAGTCGGTCACCGGGATGATCAACATCATGTTCTTCATCGTGAACGTGGCCATCGGCATCGTCATCCTGAACGCGATGCTGATGTCGGTCTTCGAGCGCATCAAGGAGTTCGGCGTGCTCAAGGCCCTCGGCATCGCGCCCAGCGGGGTGATGAAGCTCATCTACGTCGAGTCCTTCATCCAGGTGACCATCTCGGTCTGCGTCGGGCTGCTCTTGATAGCGCCGGTGCTCTACTACCTGGCGAACACGGGCATCGACATGGGCGCCCTGGCCGGCACCGACATGATGGGCCTGGCCATGATGGAGACCTGGTACGCGGACGTCACGCCCGAGATCTTCAAGGGCCCGATCTTCATGACCCTCTTCGTGGTCTCGATGGCGGTCTTCTACCCCGCCCTCAAGGCCGCGGTGATCCAACCCGTCGCAGCGATGCGGCACCAGTAG
- a CDS encoding tetratricopeptide repeat protein — MRNRLRSILPVLLGALALFGTGAGVDPRVALKAGVQAREAARYAEAREHLEKAVEAAPTWVLARLELADALLHLGAKPGEVGQHLEAARLVDEGNPRLHLLMGLNHEAAGQGPLAAASFETALELRPSLTEVRLRLGRLLLAEEKAKEAAEHLAIYVEAHPEAIAGQTLLAQALEAAGDLGGAERALRLAAERFPDNAYNWQRLADFHERHGQSKKAAAARAQAEKVSPRQKRDLRPLPKSRR, encoded by the coding sequence ATGCGAAACCGTCTCCGGTCCATTCTCCCGGTCCTGCTCGGAGCGCTGGCTCTCTTCGGCACCGGCGCGGGCGTCGATCCACGGGTAGCCCTGAAGGCGGGCGTGCAGGCCCGGGAGGCGGCGCGCTACGCCGAGGCCCGCGAGCACCTCGAGAAGGCCGTGGAGGCGGCGCCCACCTGGGTGCTCGCCCGCCTCGAGCTGGCCGACGCGCTCCTCCACCTGGGGGCGAAGCCGGGAGAGGTGGGGCAGCACCTCGAGGCCGCCCGGCTGGTGGACGAGGGCAACCCGCGCCTCCATCTCCTGATGGGCCTCAACCACGAGGCCGCCGGGCAGGGCCCGCTGGCCGCCGCCTCCTTCGAGACGGCCCTCGAGCTGCGGCCCTCGCTCACCGAGGTGCGGCTGCGCCTCGGGCGCCTGCTCCTCGCGGAGGAGAAGGCGAAGGAGGCCGCCGAGCACCTGGCGATCTACGTCGAGGCGCACCCCGAGGCCATCGCCGGCCAGACCCTCCTCGCTCAGGCGCTGGAGGCCGCGGGCGATCTCGGCGGGGCGGAGCGCGCGCTGCGGCTCGCGGCCGAGCGCTTCCCGGACAACGCCTACAACTGGCAGCGGCTGGCCGACTTCCACGAGCGCCACGGGCAGAGCAAGAAGGCGGCGGCGGCGCGGGCGCAGGCGGAGAAGGTCTCCCCGCGGCAGAAGCGGGACCTGCGGCCGCTCCCGAAGTCCCGGCGCTGA
- a CDS encoding ABC transporter ATP-binding protein, whose amino-acid sequence MTIENGKPIVEIAGVTKTYEQGKLEVKALRGLDLTVAAGEFTAICGPSGSGKTTALNLIGALDRPTTGSIRLEGIDLATQSRKALSRIRRDRIGFVFQAYNLMPVLTAYENAEIVLAVQGVSKEERRETVMRLLKEVGLEGLEDRRPNELSGGQQQRVAIARAIASNPAVVLADEPTANVDSETAEKLLAIMEEMNRLHGVTFIFSTHDPRVMDRAHRLVRLVDGQVAADERKS is encoded by the coding sequence ATGACCATCGAGAACGGAAAGCCCATCGTCGAGATCGCGGGGGTCACCAAGACCTACGAGCAGGGCAAGCTCGAGGTGAAGGCGCTGCGCGGCCTCGACCTCACGGTCGCCGCCGGCGAGTTCACGGCCATCTGCGGACCCTCGGGCTCGGGCAAGACCACCGCCCTGAACCTGATCGGCGCCCTGGACCGCCCCACCACCGGCAGCATCAGGCTGGAGGGGATCGACCTGGCCACCCAGAGCCGCAAGGCCCTCTCCCGGATCCGGCGCGACCGGATCGGCTTCGTCTTCCAGGCCTACAACCTCATGCCGGTGCTCACCGCCTACGAGAACGCCGAGATCGTCCTGGCCGTCCAGGGGGTCTCGAAGGAGGAGCGCCGGGAGACGGTGATGAGGCTCCTGAAGGAGGTCGGCCTCGAGGGGCTGGAGGATCGCCGCCCCAACGAGCTCTCCGGCGGGCAGCAGCAGCGCGTGGCCATCGCCCGGGCCATCGCCTCCAACCCGGCGGTGGTGCTGGCCGACGAGCCCACGGCGAACGTCGACTCGGAGACCGCCGAGAAGCTCCTGGCGATCATGGAGGAGATGAACCGCCTCCACGGCGTCACCTTCATCTTCTCCACCCACGATCCCCGGGTGATGGACCGCGCGCACCGCCTGGTGCGCCTCGTCGACGGCCAGGTCGCCGCCGACGAGCGCAAGAGCTAG
- a CDS encoding Smr/MutS family protein, translated as MTAFPPLDFDPRGKAAARLGWPELHALLASLCATPMGRQEVDGLRAPGNLPELRARLGEVGELQALREQGERAPLGAFPEIRPHLSLLEKSGVLEGEALREVAAALRISSDAAAFLDRFEDRLPGVRAHCPGLGGFEALGRRIQRSIDPSGEVTDEASEAVRAARTRLRGLHERTRRRAEALVESPEWKPLLQEGYVSVRGERYVLPVLASHRNRVDGIVHNVSNTGQTVFIEPAELAAAGNELAVAAAEAEAAAREVLVELGREVHRIAPELAEHLSTLGTLDLLDACAGLAVKLRGSLPELEAREGADLDLRGLRHPLLHLKAAQEKKQIVENHLVVHRGQCLVVSGPNAGGKTVSVTGAALCVLLLRHGIPPPVHPDSHLPLFGRVQAVVGDEQDLHQDLSSFGAHLRALREVVEEADGDTLVVIDEIASGTDPREGAAIALAFLEELLARGATVLVTTHLAALRALAGSDERFAGAAMGFDPATRRPTYRLIPGASAGSGALAAAEEAGLPERILRRASALLEGDAGPLQDALDRLEEATRETEVAQREAQAARAEAEAAQAAADAERARLEEERARVKEEAREELIAEIEAARQEVKSTIAALQSERSLRQADAAAKHLEALEAKQRAAAARARGAGSGGEVRADLPSAGDTVRAPSLGDRQGEVLSVEGDEALVQMGALKVRQPLEALVVVSRKARKESPRATGGDELGPSERLDLRGARVEEALSMLEKRLDELMAVGASRLEIIHGHGTGALKQAVRDFLKRSPYVQEVHTGDSSRAGDGFTVAKL; from the coding sequence ATGACTGCCTTCCCTCCCCTCGACTTCGATCCTCGCGGCAAGGCCGCCGCCCGGCTGGGCTGGCCCGAGCTGCACGCGCTCCTCGCCTCCCTCTGCGCCACCCCCATGGGGCGGCAGGAGGTCGACGGCCTGCGCGCCCCCGGGAACCTCCCCGAGCTGCGCGCCCGCCTGGGGGAGGTGGGCGAGCTGCAGGCCCTGCGTGAGCAGGGCGAGCGCGCTCCCCTCGGGGCCTTCCCCGAGATCCGCCCTCACCTCTCCCTCCTGGAGAAGAGCGGGGTCCTGGAAGGCGAGGCCCTCCGGGAGGTCGCCGCGGCCCTGCGCATCTCCTCCGACGCCGCCGCGTTCCTCGATCGCTTCGAGGATCGCCTGCCCGGCGTGCGCGCCCACTGCCCCGGCCTCGGCGGCTTCGAGGCCCTCGGGCGTCGAATCCAGCGCAGCATCGATCCCTCCGGCGAGGTCACCGACGAGGCCAGCGAGGCCGTCCGGGCCGCTCGTACCCGCCTGCGCGGCCTGCACGAGCGAACCCGCCGCCGGGCCGAGGCCCTGGTCGAATCTCCCGAGTGGAAGCCCCTCCTGCAGGAGGGCTACGTCAGCGTCCGGGGCGAACGCTACGTCCTGCCGGTGCTCGCCTCCCACCGCAACCGGGTCGACGGCATCGTCCACAACGTCTCGAACACCGGGCAGACCGTCTTCATCGAGCCGGCCGAGCTGGCCGCCGCGGGCAACGAGCTGGCGGTCGCGGCCGCCGAGGCCGAGGCCGCGGCCCGCGAGGTGCTCGTCGAGCTGGGCCGGGAGGTGCACCGCATCGCCCCGGAGCTCGCGGAGCACCTCTCGACCCTCGGCACCCTGGATCTCCTCGACGCCTGCGCCGGGCTGGCGGTGAAGCTCCGGGGGAGCCTGCCCGAGCTCGAGGCGCGGGAGGGCGCCGACCTGGATCTGCGGGGCCTGCGCCACCCCCTCCTGCACCTCAAGGCGGCCCAGGAGAAGAAGCAGATCGTCGAGAACCACCTGGTCGTGCACCGAGGCCAGTGCCTGGTCGTCTCGGGTCCGAACGCCGGCGGCAAGACCGTCTCGGTGACCGGCGCCGCCCTCTGCGTCCTGCTCCTGCGCCACGGCATCCCGCCGCCGGTCCACCCCGACAGCCACCTGCCCCTCTTCGGCAGGGTGCAGGCCGTGGTGGGCGACGAGCAGGACCTCCACCAGGACCTCTCCTCCTTCGGCGCGCACCTCCGGGCGCTGCGGGAGGTCGTCGAGGAGGCCGACGGCGACACCCTGGTGGTGATCGACGAGATCGCCTCGGGCACCGATCCGCGCGAGGGCGCGGCGATCGCGCTGGCCTTCCTGGAGGAGCTGCTCGCCCGCGGGGCCACGGTGCTGGTGACCACCCACCTCGCGGCGCTGCGGGCCCTGGCCGGCTCGGACGAGCGCTTCGCCGGCGCCGCCATGGGCTTCGATCCCGCCACCCGCCGGCCGACCTACCGGCTCATCCCCGGCGCCTCCGCCGGCTCGGGCGCGCTGGCAGCGGCCGAGGAGGCCGGCCTGCCCGAGAGGATCCTCCGGCGCGCGAGCGCGCTGCTCGAGGGCGACGCGGGGCCGCTCCAGGACGCCCTGGATCGCCTGGAGGAGGCCACCCGGGAGACCGAGGTGGCGCAGCGCGAGGCGCAGGCCGCCCGCGCCGAGGCGGAGGCCGCGCAGGCGGCGGCCGACGCCGAGCGCGCCCGCCTCGAGGAGGAGCGCGCGCGAGTGAAGGAAGAGGCCCGGGAGGAGCTCATCGCCGAGATCGAGGCGGCCCGGCAGGAGGTGAAGTCGACCATCGCTGCGCTGCAGTCCGAGCGCAGCCTCCGCCAGGCCGACGCCGCCGCCAAGCACCTCGAGGCCCTGGAGGCGAAGCAGCGCGCCGCGGCCGCGCGAGCCCGGGGCGCCGGCAGCGGCGGTGAGGTGCGCGCCGATCTCCCGTCGGCGGGAGACACGGTGAGGGCGCCCTCCCTCGGCGACCGCCAGGGCGAGGTGCTCTCCGTGGAGGGGGACGAAGCCCTGGTGCAGATGGGGGCCCTCAAGGTGCGCCAGCCTCTCGAGGCGCTGGTCGTGGTCTCCCGCAAGGCGCGCAAGGAGAGCCCCCGCGCCACCGGCGGCGACGAGCTGGGCCCCTCCGAGCGCCTCGATCTACGCGGCGCCCGGGTGGAGGAGGCCCTCTCGATGCTGGAGAAGCGCCTCGATGAGCTGATGGCCGTCGGCGCGAGCCGCCTGGAGATCATCCACGGCCACGGCACCGGCGCCCTGAAGCAGGCCGTGCGCGACTTCCTGAAGCGCTCCCCCTACGTGCAGGAGGTCCACACCGGGGACTCCTCGCGCGCGGGAGACGGCTTCACCGTCGCCAAGCTCTGA